A genomic window from Anthocerotibacter panamensis C109 includes:
- a CDS encoding glycosyltransferase family 4 protein → MKKNLLINASRVGRNTTGVASFTQCFIEQCIKSFKHIDLFLSAGQENIYSVPALIAPKWFSISKVSSRLRPIFWLIYATPILLKGKRNVLSTTHHVVPYLKHQVITIHDMRLYFLPDTYLQKFYFHNFLPFFILSLDGILTVSETSKIMISKIYNYPLDKIYVVPNSLDVSRFYPRRSDNLSTHTFPYFLIVGASWHHKNAHEFLEHSDLWSDQYRLKIIASPGPYKDSLRHLVNRKRIDHKVDFLSRLEEEGLLVLYQQASALIYPSIMEGFGIPPLEAMACGVPTIVSNIDVFREVYGNSSIYVELGSRKSWVQALDTLKDSKLVAEKIKLGFLKVQEYSKERMQREVVRAIRSIWPEIELKSQNTNPTSYLYDQ, encoded by the coding sequence ATGAAAAAAAATTTACTTATTAATGCTTCTAGGGTTGGACGTAATACGACGGGTGTAGCCTCTTTTACTCAATGTTTTATAGAGCAATGTATCAAATCTTTTAAGCATATTGATTTATTCCTTTCAGCCGGGCAAGAAAATATTTATTCCGTTCCTGCTCTTATTGCTCCTAAATGGTTTTCAATTTCCAAGGTTTCATCAAGGCTTCGTCCTATTTTTTGGCTAATTTATGCTACACCTATATTACTTAAGGGAAAAAGGAATGTTCTTTCAACTACTCACCATGTTGTTCCTTATCTCAAGCATCAAGTCATAACAATTCATGATATGAGACTTTATTTTCTACCTGATACCTATCTTCAAAAATTTTATTTTCACAACTTTCTTCCTTTTTTTATCTTGAGCCTAGATGGAATTTTAACTGTTTCGGAAACATCAAAAATAATGATAAGTAAAATTTATAATTACCCCTTAGATAAAATTTACGTTGTTCCTAATTCTCTCGATGTTTCTAGATTCTATCCGAGGCGATCAGATAATCTTAGCACTCATACTTTTCCCTATTTTTTAATCGTAGGTGCTAGCTGGCATCACAAAAATGCTCACGAGTTTCTAGAGCACTCAGACTTGTGGTCTGATCAATATAGACTCAAGATTATTGCATCTCCTGGTCCCTATAAAGATAGTCTAAGACATTTAGTGAATAGGAAAAGAATAGATCACAAAGTTGATTTTCTTTCAAGACTTGAAGAGGAAGGGCTTCTAGTCCTCTACCAGCAGGCTTCAGCTCTGATTTACCCTTCAATTATGGAAGGTTTTGGTATCCCCCCTCTTGAGGCTATGGCTTGTGGTGTACCAACTATTGTCTCGAACATTGATGTTTTCAGGGAGGTTTATGGAAATTCATCCATCTACGTAGAGTTGGGAAGCCGCAAGAGCTGGGTTCAGGCTCTTGACACTCTAAAAGACTCTAAACTTGTTGCAGAGAAAATAAAACTTGGATTTCTTAAAGTTCAGGAGTATTCTAAAGAGCGAATGCAAAGAGAAGTTGTGAGAGCAATACGAAGTATATGGCCAGAGATCGAGCTAAAGTCGCAAAATACAAACCCTACAAGCTATCTATATGATCAGTAG
- a CDS encoding glycosyltransferase family 2 protein, whose product MTLAIIIPTLRAEQDLQRTLPCISKVVDVALIWTVDSSSEDGTLSICKSYGVNTYVIKRADFNHGGTRNLARSLVQADILVYMTQDAVPASEDFIEKLLIPFQDPQVAIVYGRQLPHPGAGPLEAFPRLFNYPDHSFVKSKADLPRLGIKTFFCSDSFCAYRATAWDAVGGFPEHTLTWEDQHIAARLIAKGYKIAYAADAQVYHSHSYTLKQEFQRYFDTGAFLNGERWMQELAGGAEGEGLRFLKAQIKYLQNTGKTSLIPYALLATAVKYAGYRVGQLEPYLPRSWKRRLSQQSYFW is encoded by the coding sequence ATGACACTTGCTATTATAATCCCTACCCTCAGAGCAGAGCAGGATCTGCAAAGGACTTTACCCTGTATTAGTAAAGTTGTTGACGTAGCGTTAATATGGACAGTTGATTCGTCTTCTGAAGATGGCACCTTAAGCATCTGCAAAAGTTATGGAGTTAATACTTATGTGATTAAACGTGCCGACTTCAACCATGGCGGAACTCGTAACCTTGCCCGTTCCCTTGTCCAGGCTGATATCTTAGTTTACATGACTCAGGATGCCGTCCCAGCCTCAGAGGATTTTATTGAAAAGCTGCTTATTCCTTTCCAAGACCCGCAGGTAGCTATTGTTTATGGTCGTCAGCTTCCCCACCCAGGAGCTGGTCCTCTAGAGGCATTCCCCCGACTCTTTAACTACCCTGATCATAGTTTCGTTAAAAGTAAAGCAGACCTTCCACGTCTAGGTATCAAGACGTTCTTCTGCTCAGACTCGTTTTGTGCCTACCGAGCTACAGCCTGGGATGCTGTAGGGGGCTTTCCCGAACACACGTTGACATGGGAGGATCAACATATTGCCGCCCGATTGATCGCGAAAGGATACAAAATTGCCTATGCTGCTGATGCCCAAGTTTATCATTCCCACAGCTATACTTTAAAACAGGAATTTCAACGCTATTTTGATACGGGCGCATTTTTGAATGGAGAGCGCTGGATGCAGGAATTAGCCGGAGGAGCAGAGGGTGAGGGCTTACGCTTTCTCAAGGCGCAGATAAAGTATTTACAGAATACAGGCAAAACCAGCCTAATACCCTATGCTCTACTAGCTACAGCAGTCAAATATGCAGGTTACCGGGTTGGACAATTAGAACCCTATCTGCCACGTTCTTGGAAGCGTCGGTTGAGCCAACAAAGTTATTTCTGGTGA
- a CDS encoding NAD-dependent epimerase/dehydratase family protein gives MKNSCVIFGGSGFIGTHLTEYILEFNLHERVYILDLVRPRIDDPRVVYQYCDVRQSIELMVENCSVVYNLAALSKEPGYAYSEYFDTNYTGAVHVCAFAKRLGIAKLIFTSTMMVFRPSDEKMTEDSPTYPDTAYGISKLLAEKVHEQWQCAGAGRVLKIVRPAVVFGKYEGGNYTRLYRTLKRNFFFYIGRKTTVKSSIYVRDLVRFLVWCAKEPTSKSLYNFAYPEPLTIQRIVEALCTVMDLRQPFLVIPFKLALCLGYGLELLSNLGLVKSGIHHRRIEKLYYSTHIVPLHCLQTDFTFAYTLESALADWRHQCGGRELY, from the coding sequence GTGAAAAATAGCTGCGTCATTTTTGGGGGTTCTGGATTTATTGGGACCCATCTGACTGAGTACATTCTGGAATTTAATCTCCATGAGCGGGTCTATATTTTAGATTTGGTCCGGCCCCGGATAGACGACCCGCGGGTAGTCTATCAGTACTGTGATGTGCGCCAGTCCATTGAACTGATGGTTGAGAACTGTTCTGTAGTTTACAATCTGGCTGCCCTGAGTAAAGAACCGGGCTATGCCTATTCCGAGTACTTCGACACCAACTATACTGGGGCAGTCCACGTTTGTGCTTTCGCCAAGCGTTTGGGCATTGCGAAACTTATTTTCACGAGCACCATGATGGTTTTTCGGCCCTCAGACGAGAAGATGACTGAGGACAGCCCCACCTACCCTGATACTGCCTACGGAATTTCCAAGCTCCTGGCGGAAAAAGTCCACGAACAGTGGCAGTGTGCAGGGGCGGGGCGGGTTCTGAAAATCGTCCGACCTGCGGTAGTCTTTGGTAAGTATGAAGGCGGTAATTACACCCGTTTGTACCGCACCCTCAAACGCAACTTTTTTTTCTACATCGGACGTAAAACTACGGTCAAGTCCAGTATCTATGTCCGCGACCTAGTTCGTTTCCTGGTCTGGTGTGCCAAAGAACCAACCTCTAAGTCCCTCTATAATTTTGCCTACCCCGAACCATTGACGATTCAGCGCATTGTAGAAGCGCTCTGTACGGTCATGGACCTCAGGCAACCGTTCCTGGTCATCCCCTTCAAGCTGGCACTGTGCTTGGGGTATGGGCTGGAGCTTTTAAGCAATTTAGGGTTGGTAAAGTCAGGGATCCACCACCGCCGTATCGAGAAACTGTACTACTCTACACACATCGTCCCACTCCATTGTCTGCAAACTGATTTCACCTTTGCCTATACCCTGGAGAGCGCCCTTGCCGATTGGCGACATCAATGTGGTGGTAGGGAACTATATTAA
- a CDS encoding GDP-mannose 4,6-dehydratase, with protein sequence MKKALITGIGGQDGAYLARLLLAKGYEVHGTSRDAETASFTGLNRLGIRDKVQVHSMALNDFRSAIQIVANTAPDEIYNLAGQSSVGLSFEQPVETLESISVGTLNLLEVIRFLGKPIRFYSAGSSECFGDTGGRSADEETPFRPRSPYAVAKSAAFWQVANYREAYGLFACSGILFNHESPLRPRRFVTQKIVSTVCRIAQGSQEQLNLGDITIRRDWGWAPEYVEAMWLMLQQQHPHDFVIATGVHYSLQEFIEQVFAGLNLDWREHVVLNQKLLRPTDIAISVGNPRKAREILGWEAQAKMKEVVHMMLQAETSGTLVHNPSS encoded by the coding sequence ATGAAAAAAGCACTCATCACGGGCATTGGGGGCCAAGACGGGGCCTATTTGGCTCGTCTGCTCTTGGCTAAAGGTTACGAAGTTCATGGCACCTCGCGGGATGCAGAGACCGCCTCCTTTACCGGGCTGAACCGTCTGGGTATCCGGGATAAAGTCCAAGTACATTCGATGGCGCTCAATGACTTTCGCAGTGCGATCCAAATCGTCGCGAATACCGCACCCGACGAGATCTACAATCTGGCGGGCCAAAGTTCGGTCGGGCTCTCGTTCGAACAACCCGTGGAAACCCTGGAGAGTATCAGCGTCGGCACGCTCAATTTGCTGGAGGTGATCCGCTTTTTGGGCAAGCCGATCCGTTTTTACAGCGCAGGTTCGAGTGAGTGCTTTGGCGATACAGGGGGGAGATCCGCCGACGAAGAAACGCCCTTTCGTCCCCGTTCGCCCTATGCGGTAGCTAAGTCGGCAGCCTTCTGGCAAGTAGCCAACTACCGTGAAGCCTATGGTCTCTTCGCCTGCTCGGGAATCCTTTTCAATCATGAATCGCCCCTCAGACCCCGGCGATTTGTCACCCAAAAAATTGTCTCTACCGTCTGTCGCATTGCTCAGGGCAGCCAGGAGCAGCTAAATCTGGGCGATATCACCATCCGCCGGGATTGGGGTTGGGCTCCAGAGTACGTCGAGGCGATGTGGCTGATGCTCCAGCAACAGCACCCCCATGACTTTGTGATTGCCACTGGGGTACACTATAGCCTGCAAGAATTTATCGAACAGGTGTTTGCTGGTTTAAATCTGGATTGGCGCGAGCATGTGGTCCTCAACCAAAAATTGTTGCGCCCCACCGATATTGCCATCAGCGTGGGCAATCCCCGCAAAGCCCGTGAGATCTTAGGTTGGGAGGCACAAGCAAAGATGAAAGAAGTGGTGCACATGATGCTACAGGCAGAAACTTCAGGTACCCTGGTTCATAATCCATCGTCCTAA
- the gmd gene encoding GDP-mannose 4,6-dehydratase, translating to MKRALITGITGQDGSYLTELLLGKGYEVHGITRRSSTFNTDRVDHLYRDPHDPDARMFFHYGDLADGTGLRSILEKVQPDEVYNLAAQSHVAVSFQQPEYTVDVDGVGVLRLLDAIRDYVKRTGNDLRFYQAGTSEMFGASPPPQSETTPFYPRSPYAAAKVYAYWQTVNYREAYGLYASNGILFNHESERRGETFVTRKITRAAARIKLGIQNKLYLGNLDAKRDWGHAQDYVEAMWLMLQQDEPGDYVVATGESYSVREFVERVFTRLDLDWQQYVKIDPRYFRPTEVEYLWGDPTKAKIKLGWKPKVTIDELVQRMVDHDLELAQQERTLKDAGYVVALRGIAND from the coding sequence ATGAAACGAGCGCTGATTACCGGTATTACAGGACAAGACGGTTCCTATCTGACGGAACTCTTACTCGGTAAAGGCTATGAGGTCCATGGCATTACCCGCCGCTCCAGTACTTTTAACACCGACCGGGTAGACCATCTCTACCGCGATCCCCATGACCCGGACGCCCGCATGTTCTTTCACTATGGGGACCTGGCCGACGGCACCGGGCTGAGGTCGATTTTGGAAAAAGTCCAACCTGACGAGGTTTATAATCTGGCGGCTCAATCGCATGTGGCGGTCTCGTTTCAGCAGCCGGAGTACACGGTGGATGTGGATGGCGTGGGCGTCTTGCGTCTGCTAGATGCCATCCGCGACTACGTCAAGCGCACGGGCAACGACCTGCGTTTTTATCAAGCCGGGACCTCCGAGATGTTTGGAGCTTCACCGCCCCCACAGTCGGAGACCACGCCCTTTTACCCGCGCTCCCCCTACGCTGCGGCCAAGGTCTACGCCTACTGGCAGACGGTCAACTACCGGGAAGCTTACGGCCTCTATGCCTCCAATGGCATTCTCTTTAATCACGAGTCTGAGCGCCGGGGCGAGACTTTTGTCACCCGCAAGATCACTCGGGCAGCGGCGCGTATCAAACTGGGCATCCAGAACAAGCTCTACCTGGGAAATCTCGACGCCAAGCGCGACTGGGGCCATGCTCAGGACTACGTTGAGGCGATGTGGCTGATGCTCCAGCAGGATGAACCCGGAGACTACGTAGTAGCGACCGGCGAATCCTACTCCGTGCGGGAATTCGTTGAGCGGGTCTTCACCCGCTTGGACCTCGACTGGCAGCAGTACGTAAAAATTGACCCGAGGTACTTCCGGCCTACGGAAGTGGAGTACCTGTGGGGAGACCCGACTAAGGCCAAAATCAAATTAGGCTGGAAGCCCAAAGTCACTATCGATGAATTGGTGCAGCGGATGGTAGACCACGACCTAGAGCTAGCGCAGCAGGAGCGGACGCTCAAGGACGCTGGCTATGTCGTGGCTCTACGCGGGATCGCCAATGACTAG
- a CDS encoding GDP-L-fucose synthase family protein: MDRAARVYLAGHRGLVGGALLSKLQSLGYANILTRTHTELDLCDQAQVQQFFAENRPEYVFLAAARVGGILANSTYPAQFIYDNLMIAANVIHASHVFGVKKLLNLGSSCIYPRLAPQPLKEEYLLTGPLEDTNRAYAVAKIAAIELCDHYRTQYGSDFISAMPTNLYGPGDNFDLASSHVLPALLRKMVEAKTNHQSEVVIWGSGTPRREFLYVEDLADACIFLMDHFSEPGPINIGTGGDLSIRELALMIKDIVGYSGALVFDASKPDGTPRKLMDISRLRQAGWQAHVVLPEGIQRTLAWYLVHQ, translated from the coding sequence ATGGATAGAGCCGCTCGGGTCTATCTAGCGGGGCATCGGGGATTGGTCGGAGGTGCGCTCCTCAGCAAACTCCAAAGCCTGGGGTATGCCAACATCCTCACACGTACCCATACCGAGTTGGATCTGTGCGACCAAGCGCAGGTCCAACAATTTTTTGCAGAAAATCGCCCCGAGTATGTATTTCTAGCGGCGGCCCGAGTGGGTGGGATTTTGGCTAATAGCACCTATCCGGCGCAGTTCATCTATGACAATCTGATGATTGCCGCCAACGTCATTCATGCGTCCCACGTTTTTGGGGTCAAAAAGCTGCTCAACCTGGGCAGCAGTTGTATCTATCCGCGCCTTGCCCCGCAACCGCTCAAGGAGGAGTACCTCCTCACTGGCCCGCTGGAAGATACCAACCGGGCCTACGCTGTGGCTAAGATAGCTGCTATCGAACTATGCGACCACTACCGTACTCAGTATGGGTCGGATTTTATCTCGGCGATGCCCACCAATCTCTATGGCCCCGGAGATAATTTTGACCTCGCCAGTAGCCATGTGCTCCCAGCCTTACTGCGTAAAATGGTGGAGGCCAAAACCAACCACCAATCGGAGGTCGTGATCTGGGGGAGCGGTACGCCCCGGCGAGAGTTTCTCTATGTAGAAGACCTCGCGGACGCCTGTATTTTTTTGATGGATCATTTTTCTGAACCTGGACCCATTAATATCGGGACGGGAGGAGACTTAAGTATCCGCGAACTGGCTCTTATGATTAAAGACATTGTGGGTTATTCCGGGGCATTAGTTTTTGATGCGAGTAAGCCCGATGGGACGCCGCGCAAACTCATGGATATCTCACGGCTGAGACAGGCAGGTTGGCAAGCTCATGTCGTCCTCCCTGAGGGAATTCAACGAACCCTTGCTTGGTACCTGGTTCACCAATAG
- a CDS encoding sugar transferase, with amino-acid sequence MPYTPSVASPTDLRAPVITKLRQGIGVGSLRVVVLVGLDTLLISLAWSLAQVWGTPVMPLQLWNVNQKPGLLLPILLVTLGLVAASGFYGNDTKRRDLWGLIKVLTLGQAVLLLVAFLYQPGLLVISRSSFILSWLLTLILVCSGRMVVDLLIRYLRRQGAARWPIFLIGHPEDTQRACKLLATQERYKVLGQTDLATASNTEWSATLEHIRQLGVSEVFVCSWQALPEPMFVYWDLQRSGIRLRVLPMGLELPRRRAEVKMLGSLPTIQFALPSIIGSDFWLKRGFDLVVASLILLVLGPLYCAIALWIKRDSPGPVFYRQTRIGLKGQPFKVWKFRTMVCDAEALQKELEASNEMKDGVLFKMKEDPRITGIGKFLRRYSLDELPQVFNVLAGEMSLVGPRPFPMRDVERFSTHHFIRQEVLPGITGLWQVSGRSDIVDFEDVVRLDVAYIQNWSLALDFEILLQTIKVVLAKQGAY; translated from the coding sequence ATGCCGTATACCCCTTCTGTGGCTAGCCCAACCGACTTGCGTGCTCCCGTCATTACCAAGCTGCGCCAGGGGATCGGTGTTGGCTCCTTGCGCGTCGTTGTCCTGGTCGGCCTTGATACGCTGCTGATCTCCCTAGCTTGGAGCCTTGCTCAGGTGTGGGGGACGCCTGTCATGCCCCTCCAACTTTGGAATGTCAATCAGAAGCCTGGATTACTGCTACCCATTTTGCTCGTGACCCTTGGCTTGGTGGCAGCTTCGGGCTTTTATGGCAACGACACCAAACGCCGAGACCTCTGGGGTCTGATCAAAGTGCTCACCCTGGGTCAGGCGGTACTTTTGCTGGTCGCCTTCCTCTACCAACCTGGTCTACTGGTTATTTCTCGATCAAGTTTTATCCTCTCCTGGTTGTTGACGCTGATTCTGGTCTGTAGTGGTCGGATGGTCGTAGACTTGCTCATCCGTTATCTGCGTCGCCAAGGGGCTGCTCGCTGGCCTATCTTTCTCATCGGCCATCCTGAAGACACCCAGCGTGCTTGCAAGCTGCTTGCTACCCAGGAACGTTATAAGGTGCTCGGTCAGACCGATTTAGCGACTGCCTCCAACACCGAATGGAGCGCCACCCTCGAACATATCCGGCAGTTGGGCGTCAGCGAAGTCTTCGTCTGCTCCTGGCAAGCACTCCCCGAACCCATGTTTGTCTACTGGGACCTCCAGCGCTCCGGCATCCGCCTGCGCGTCCTACCCATGGGCCTCGAACTCCCCCGCCGCCGCGCCGAGGTCAAAATGTTGGGCTCCTTGCCCACCATCCAATTCGCCCTGCCCTCTATCATCGGCTCCGACTTCTGGCTCAAGCGCGGCTTCGATCTGGTCGTCGCCTCCTTGATTCTGCTCGTGCTCGGCCCGCTCTACTGCGCCATTGCCCTGTGGATCAAGCGCGACTCCCCTGGACCAGTCTTCTATCGCCAGACACGCATTGGGCTCAAGGGCCAACCCTTCAAGGTCTGGAAGTTCCGCACGATGGTCTGTGATGCCGAAGCCCTGCAAAAAGAACTGGAGGCCAGCAATGAGATGAAAGACGGGGTGCTCTTCAAAATGAAGGAGGACCCACGCATCACGGGCATTGGTAAATTCCTAAGGCGCTACAGTCTGGACGAATTGCCGCAGGTCTTTAATGTGCTCGCTGGGGAGATGAGTTTGGTGGGGCCACGCCCGTTCCCGATGCGCGATGTGGAGCGCTTCAGCACCCATCACTTCATCCGGCAGGAGGTCTTGCCGGGGATCACAGGGCTGTGGCAGGTGTCGGGTCGGTCGGACATAGTGGACTTTGAGGATGTGGTGCGGCTGGATGTGGCGTATATCCAGAACTGGTCGCTGGCTTTGGATTTCGAGATCCTGCTCCAGACCATCAAAGTCGTCCTGGCGAAACAGGGGGCCTACTAA
- a CDS encoding polysaccharide biosynthesis/export family protein: protein MNPTFYLWSSISRASLLALAVLMGGMVEAQTATPVSLPPLRPLPSPPPQPSFQTLPLQQPSPPLQIDNAQSSLQDQRNNDPTTNSRGNASNPKPKEAPVRERNEFQDLVTSSLNQELPMFGYNLFTDTPSTFAPVDQVPAPADYILGPGDEILLRGWGQIDVNFSAVIDRSGNFYVPKVGNVSVAGLKFRDLQGVLKTAIGRNFRNFEISTSLGQLRTIPVFVVGQAAQPGRYTVSSLSTLVSAIFAAGGPTTKGSMRSVQLKRNGRVITDFDMYDLLLRGDKSKDVNLQPGDVIYFRPIGPLAAVSGSVNNPAIFELKLSASRSRPFTLQDTLVDGRGSARLGVQASQSKSQATLRDLLGLAGGLGTTASGQRAAVERIADRALRRVDEFPLDNDGLQRVIQDGDLITIQPVSLRFENAITLKGNVEKPSRYSYHPGMRISDVITSERMLVPRSYYLGKNQLTLQPKETLALQLDSSSGSSTPASEDLPASQTDIRPARSEVNWDYAVIERQQKSDLSTKLLAFNLGLAVRQRDPDQNLPLEPGDVITVFSKDDIQVPKAKQTVFVSLTGEFNAPGVYQALPNETLRHLISRIGGVTSNAYLYGASLTRVSVRQSQQRNLNEALNRLESEVTTNATLGAKRNEQPEAFAARVKGQQELVARLRQVKAKGRLVLDLEPERNRLEDLPDIPLEDGDNFYVPPQLGVVSVFGQVYNQNTFIYKPGETVNYYLNKAGGITRNADGGSAYVLRADGSVLSRQQVSGGGLFGGGGNFEATRLMPGDTLVIPEELNRADTVADLKDVAQIIFQFAVAASVVLR, encoded by the coding sequence ATGAACCCTACCTTTTACCTTTGGTCATCTATATCCAGAGCCAGCCTCCTGGCTCTAGCCGTTCTTATGGGCGGCATGGTCGAGGCCCAAACTGCGACGCCTGTCAGTCTACCTCCCTTGCGGCCCCTTCCTAGCCCGCCTCCGCAGCCTTCGTTTCAGACCCTACCCCTCCAGCAACCGAGCCCACCACTCCAGATTGATAATGCCCAATCCTCCCTCCAGGACCAGCGCAACAACGATCCGACAACCAACAGCCGCGGGAATGCGAGCAATCCTAAACCCAAAGAAGCTCCGGTCCGAGAACGTAATGAATTCCAGGACCTGGTCACCTCTTCGCTGAACCAGGAATTGCCGATGTTCGGGTACAACCTGTTCACGGATACCCCTTCGACTTTCGCCCCTGTGGACCAAGTCCCGGCCCCTGCCGACTATATTCTTGGCCCTGGGGATGAAATCCTGCTCAGAGGTTGGGGGCAGATCGATGTTAACTTCAGCGCCGTCATCGACCGCAGTGGCAATTTCTATGTGCCGAAAGTAGGAAATGTCAGCGTTGCAGGACTTAAGTTCCGAGACCTCCAAGGCGTCCTCAAAACCGCCATTGGCCGCAATTTCCGAAATTTTGAGATCAGTACAAGTCTGGGACAGCTACGAACCATTCCGGTCTTTGTGGTCGGGCAAGCCGCGCAACCTGGGCGGTATACGGTGAGTTCCCTGAGTACCCTCGTCAGTGCTATTTTTGCCGCTGGTGGCCCCACGACAAAAGGATCGATGCGCAGCGTCCAGCTCAAGCGCAATGGTCGGGTGATCACAGATTTTGATATGTATGACCTGCTTTTGCGCGGGGATAAATCTAAAGATGTCAACCTCCAACCAGGGGATGTCATCTATTTCCGGCCCATTGGTCCCCTTGCGGCGGTGAGCGGGAGCGTTAATAACCCAGCTATCTTTGAACTCAAGCTGAGCGCTAGCCGGTCCCGTCCCTTTACGCTCCAGGACACCTTGGTGGACGGTAGAGGCTCAGCACGCCTAGGCGTCCAGGCCAGCCAGAGCAAGAGTCAGGCTACCCTGCGCGACCTGCTAGGACTGGCTGGGGGCTTGGGTACGACAGCTTCTGGGCAGCGTGCGGCGGTCGAACGTATTGCTGATCGAGCCCTGCGGCGAGTAGATGAATTTCCGCTGGACAACGACGGACTACAACGGGTGATCCAAGACGGCGATCTGATCACCATCCAGCCCGTTTCCTTGCGTTTTGAGAATGCCATTACGCTCAAGGGCAATGTAGAAAAGCCGTCGCGCTATTCCTATCACCCAGGGATGCGTATCAGTGATGTCATCACCAGCGAACGGATGCTCGTTCCGCGCTCCTATTACCTGGGCAAAAATCAGTTGACGCTACAGCCTAAAGAAACCCTGGCGCTGCAACTAGACAGTTCATCCGGGAGTTCTACGCCAGCGTCTGAGGATCTGCCTGCCTCACAGACAGACATCCGACCTGCACGATCCGAAGTCAATTGGGATTACGCAGTTATTGAGCGCCAACAGAAATCAGACCTCTCCACAAAACTGCTGGCCTTTAACCTTGGACTGGCTGTGCGCCAGCGCGACCCCGACCAAAATCTCCCCCTAGAACCTGGCGATGTCATCACGGTCTTCTCTAAGGACGATATCCAAGTCCCGAAGGCCAAACAGACTGTCTTTGTCTCGTTGACGGGTGAGTTTAATGCCCCTGGAGTTTATCAAGCACTCCCCAACGAAACCCTGCGCCACCTCATCTCCCGGATCGGGGGGGTCACGAGCAATGCCTACCTCTATGGAGCCAGCCTCACGCGCGTCTCTGTTCGTCAGTCCCAGCAGCGCAATCTGAACGAGGCGCTGAATCGCCTGGAGAGCGAGGTGACGACCAATGCCACGCTAGGGGCCAAGCGCAATGAGCAGCCTGAAGCCTTTGCAGCCCGCGTCAAGGGTCAACAAGAACTGGTCGCCCGACTCCGTCAGGTCAAGGCCAAGGGTCGGCTAGTCCTCGACCTTGAACCGGAGCGCAATCGCCTGGAAGACCTCCCGGACATCCCCCTTGAGGATGGCGATAATTTTTATGTTCCTCCTCAGCTCGGTGTCGTCAGCGTGTTTGGTCAGGTCTACAACCAAAATACCTTCATCTACAAACCGGGCGAAACCGTCAATTACTATCTGAATAAGGCCGGGGGCATCACCCGGAACGCCGATGGTGGCAGTGCCTATGTCTTGCGGGCCGATGGTTCGGTCTTGAGTAGGCAGCAAGTCAGTGGCGGGGGGCTGTTTGGCGGCGGCGGGAATTTTGAAGCGACCCGACTCATGCCTGGAGATACGCTGGTCATTCCTGAGGAACTCAATCGCGCCGATACCGTCGCAGATCTCAAAGATGTGGCCCAGATCATCTTCCAGTTTGCGGTGGCCGCGAGTGTTGTGTTGCGTTAG